GACCTGGATGAGAGGTAATGACAATGGTTCTGTTGTCTAGAGTAGATATTGGCTTTTGAAAGCCGCACAGTGCTTCAACCAGCTGTATGtccatacacatgaaaagatccccTCCTCGCCTAGTAAAAACAGCATGGTCCTTCTGATCTAAAACAATGATAATATCTCCTGGTTCCAGTCCAGGTTCTAGGTCTCCTTCACCATGGAATGTTATCTTCTGGCCATCTTTCATGCCTTTGTCAATATGAACTTCTAGAATCTTCTTTTCTCGAACTATCTTCCTTCCATTGCAGCTTTTACATCTATCTTTAGGACTGATCAATTCCCCATGGCCCTGGCACTCCATGCACACAGATTGAATTTGCTGAACCATTCCAGGTCCTATCTGATGAATTCTTATTTGCATTCCAGTACCTCGGCAATTGGGACAACATTCTACCACTCCTTTCTTACCACCTCGGCCTTCACATTTGTCGCAAATCACATTCTTTTGCAGAGCTAGTTTTCTTGTTGCACCATTATATAAATCCTCTAAGGTTACAGAGAGCTGATGCACAACATTTttacctctcctctctctctgcatccttcctcctcctccaaaaaaCATATCAAAGATGTCCATGGGGGAGCCAAAACCACCACCTGCTCCACCTTCTTTAATTGCCTGTTCTCCTCCTTTGTCATATAATTCCCTTTTCTTCGCATCAGAGAGCACTTCATAAGCTTGAGAAATCTGTTTAAACTTCTCTCCTTCATTTGGATTCTTGTCAGGGTGGTACTTCAAAGCCAATTTCCTGTAAGCCTTTTTCAATTCTTCCTGGGTGGCATTGGGTTTGACCCCCAAAACATCATAGTAAGTAGTTTCTTTCACCATTTTCTACAGCCGGTGAGGGGGCCGAGGCTGGTGTGGGGGAGCGGGAAGGAGCGCGTTGCTGGGCGCAGCTCGGGCAGCTGCTGCTCCTCCGCTTTTCAGCGAGCGTTCTGGAAAGTTCCCTTAAtgaattcttaataaatattagctacttTCCCTTCCTGTCATATGTTGGCCAGAGAGTTATCTGGAATTTTGGcttaataagataaaataaaataacatatataaaagtgaaaaatgaggcatacaaatataataaaatttaagagtCATTTTATACTTTGTAGGGTGCCTAATTAACACAGGGAAcccaataattatatataaattgctACCATGTTCTTGtaagatagaaaaataagaacaaaggcaaaaacaaactattgagactacaccaaaataaaaagcttcttcacagcaaaggaaacaatcaacaaaaggacaaagcaacctactgaatgagaggaAGTATTTGTAAGTGATTTGTCTATaaggggttaatatgcaaaatataccaagaacttatataactcaaaactgaaaaacaaatagaaatttttccaaagaagacatatagatggccagcagacacaggaaaaaaaatgatgctcaacatcattataattagggaaatgcaaatcaaaaccacaatgagatatcacctcacaccagtcagaatgtctagtagtatcaaaaagacaagaaacaaaaagtgttggcaaagatgtggagaaaaaggaactcttgtgcactgttggtgggaatgtaacttggtgcatccactgtggaaaacagtttgagggtttctaaaaaaaaaaaattaaaaaatagaaatgccatatgatccagtaattccactataggatacttacccaaagaaattaaaaaaaaaaaaccaacacattaattcgaaaagatatatgcGCTTCTGTGTTtactgcaccattatttacaatagccaagatatggaagcaacccaagtgtccatcaatagatgaatggataaagaagtggtacatatgtacacaatggaatattactcagctacaaaaaagaatgagatcttgccatttgcaacaacatggatgaacctagaaggtattaagctaagtgaaataagccagagaaagacaaataccatataatttcacttggatgtagaatctaaaaaacaaatgaaccaaaaaaagcagaagcagacctgtaaatacagagaacaaactgaggggaaCAACTGAGGGTTGTCAGAGGGGAAAAGCATGGGGATGAGCAAAGGATAAAGGGGAGTGGAGGCATAGACTTAAAGAATGAATTATTCATGGAGATAAAAGGTACAACGTAGGGAAGATGGTCAATGGCATGGTGagagatggtagctacacttgtggtgagcatagcataatgcaCAGTTGTCAAATCacgatgttgtacacctgaaactaatgtaacattgtttcTCAGCTGTACTCCAGgtaaaataatgataacaatatattcatatatttgtacTGTTTTTGGTCAAAACGTTTATTGAGTGCTATCATTTGCTAAGTTCTGTGCAAGGTACTAGAGATACAGAGGTGAGTAATATAGACATGGTTTCTGGAGTTGGCCTGCtagaatattttcagtttataaaaggaaaaatttggaagtaAACTACTTAAGGAGCATTGACTTTGATCTTAGTTAATATATAATCCCTGGTACCATTATCTCAAATGGGATTTATCGTCATCTCGTATCCAATTGATTTCTCTTAGTTCCAGTCAGCAATTGGGAATTTTTCCTTAGGCTGTGCCTGGAAACTCCATGGATAGGAAGGTATGCTGGGTTTTTTGACCATTACAAGGAACTTTGACTGAGGTTTATGTCAGTTATAACTCTGGGACCACTTAACATACTAGTAAAAGAAAgcttccattttttccctcttaagaAAGCAATATTGAAAGTCAGTACTCCAGTAAGAGAGAAGATGCACCATTTTTGTGTTAAAGGGATCAAGCTTAGCCTTACCCCGAGGAGAAAAGCATTGACTGGAGTGGGATGATATTTCCCGTATTACTGCACTTTCTGCTCCCATTGGTGGAGCAACGTGCCCCAGCCCCTGGAATTATGAGAACGAGGGACACATCCAGCTTGCAGCTCAATCACTTGTTTAGTGCCTGTGGGTGATTGTCTTAAGCGCAAGGATGGTTGAGAGTAATCACCAAAGAGGTTTTTCCCTTCTatgctcttcctccctctccccctgtcttctctcatttcccttgttactctcactctctctttctcatttactTTCTCTTCACCTCTGATGCCCAGCAACTTAGTTTCTTGTTTTGCTGCTGTGTGAGGTTTAATCATGTCCCCAGGAAGAGGGATAATTATTAAACCACTGGAAATTTAATGATGGGTATTTATTCTCCAACCTTAGTCATTTTGGTGTCTGGGGTTTGGCATACCAGTCTGTGGAAACCAAAGTGGATAAGTGTCATCGAACCGCACGTGATTTTCCAGTGATTTACGTGTGTTTGTTGTACTCCAGATGGGCAGTTACTGATGCCCTGCTCTGCCCTTTATTTCCAAGCATCTGATGATCAAAATAACGAAGACTTAGAACAAGTTCAACTCTACAGTGGTGGCAAAAAGGTGTCAGTTTCCCCAGTATGAAGTCATTTCTTCAACACTGTGTTCTGCTGTAGCATTTCCTTCTTGGGGTGCTTGTCATTGGTCTCCtgagctctttttttaaattaaaaaattttaaatatttatttatttttgagagagagacacacacagagtgtgagtgggggagggtcagagaaagaaggagacacagaatccgaagcaggctccaggctccaggatctgagctgtcagcacagagcctgttgcggggctcgaactcacaaatcgtgagatcacgacctgagccaaagtcggccgcttaaccgactgcgccacccaggcgccccttttttattttcattttaaaagttatctttATTTCTAACTTAAGAACTCAAATTGTTAGGAAAAACAAGTTAAACTTTATATAATTCCCAATGAATGGATGTTAACCTTCTAATGTATtatgtatttccttatttattatgtttgtttttattgtatgtCTCCTCTCACTAAGATTTAAGCTCCCTAAGAACAGGGATCTTTACCTCTTTGGCTCATTAATGTATCCCATGTatttaaaacagtgcctgacacatatgAGACGgtcttaatatttgttgaataaatgccaaatgaatgaatgaatgaatgaatgaataagtgctACTAAGTCCTCAGTAGAAGACTtgcctgaaattatttttatagatggGAGAGACCTCTGTTAAATTTGCCCTTTTAATTGTGCAAGCTTaataagttatttaacttttctaagtgttcatttcttcattcattcatttcttttatcaatatgggaaatttttttttgaagattaaaaggCACTGATTAAGAGGGATAATgcatgaaaaagtgttcaacacAGTATCCGTCATATATGGTCAGTGCTCAAAAACTTGTAACTGCTATGTAGTTGTTGCCCTTCAGTTGAATGTTGTGCAATTTTGAGAAATATAGGACTATGTTCACGAAAGAAAGATGTCTTTTGAGGTTGATTTCTGCTTTTTCGTAGCTGAAGCTCCAttgtaatataaattaaataaagatagGAACTTTGCATGTTTTATGTTCCTAAATATATCTTGACAACTAGGATGGTGCCGGGaaataataggtactcaataaattgtttgttgagtgaattatTTAATGTGTAAGAGGGAGATTAGCTCCACAAACCTAACCTCTGAGCCCAGTGTAATCTGTTGAATTAATGGCAGAGATTTCAAAAtactattctgtttatttttcttaaaatttgtttatttattttgagagacagagagtgcaagtgggtgggtggggggcagtgcagagagagagagagggaagagagagaatctcaaacaggctccttgctgtcagtgcagagcctagcaagggactcaatctcacgaactgtgagatcgtgacctaagctgagataagagttggacactcaatgactgagccacccaggttcccttcaAAATACTATTCTAAAAAATGCCTCGATTTTTTATTGTTTGGAATGAAAGACTATAAGAAGAAAGTTTTGATAACTAAAAGTGAAGGGGAGGAAGAGCTGAAAATTATTCAGAAGTTCAGGCTATGCAGAGTTACTCTGGGCAATTCAGAAtcaaatggatttttaattttcttattccaTTTGACTTTCTAAAATACCTGGATCCACGATACTTAGTTCCACTTGATATCCTATAGGTTTGTTTGAAACAGAGCATTTCATCTAATCTTAGCTTCTTCTAGGTAAATGTCTTAGTGGTAAGGCATGTAAGTTTCAGGAGAGAAGACACTATAGAATCCCTGGTAAATATACCTTTCTGGTTCCTGCTGCAAGCCAGGGCTCTGAAAATACCACAGTCTAAAAGGTGTGCTGAAATATGGGTCTTCTATGAagttaaagcaaaacaaaacaaatccgtGGTCTGTTTTCCACCCTGCTAACTCAGGTTGTTTTGCTAACTACTTTGGCTgatcttttattgtattttcaattGATTAAGGTTGTATTTTGAGTTCTatttaaaatcaaacatttaCTGGCAATGCTGTGGCTCTatggctactttttaaaaaaatttcactttgtggggcacctggatggctcagttggttaagcatccaaattcagctcaggtcatgatctcacagtttgtgagttcgagccctgcatcaggctctgtgctgacagctcagagcctggagcctgcttcggagtctgtgtctccctctctctctgcccctcccctgctcacactctgtctttctctctctctgtctctctttcaaaaataaataacattaaaaaaaaaaaagaaaaaatttcacttTGTTAAAACATTTGACactaaatttctcaaaaaaaattatatcaggCAATTCATAGccatatgttttatttccatatgCTTTAAAGGTtcaggttttggttttgttgttttgtatttcaACAAATACAATTCCTTTccattatattaaattttagcATTCAGAAGTATTGCTATTGCTATcctgaagtattttaaatgcatacttttttaaaaattttctctatttattgTTTTAGAGGATGAAACATTTTAAGTGGATTTTGCAACTGCTGAGATAAAGCctgaaacttttccaaaaataaagattctgaatagtttaggttttaaaatatgttcacaaCTGCAACCCAAGACAATGAGAGTTGCAAATAACTTTGAGAATGCCATGTTCATATCATGTGGATAACTTTTAACAGAGATTTATATTGCCGTGGGACAATGAATCTTCTAAGTAAAACTTATGCAAATCCAACTTCTTTTACAATTATAGGAAAAACAATTTCACCAACACTTGATTCACTTTGAATCAACTCCTAAATAATTGAGCCCCCAAATATTTTCCTATACTTatattttgaggtttttatttttagtggttttttttttttttttttttgcaagatatatttgcttttaataagTATAAGAAAGCAGGGGGtatcttttagaaatttttaagatagaaaactGGAATGGACATGGAAGTATAGAAATGAAAGCATTACTGTAGACATATGACGGTGTATGTAGTTTTGAGGAACATTAATCCAAGGGAGTCAGACTCAGTGTGATTGTAGCCTGCGACTCCACCAAATTCACAGTCATTATTAGGAAGGGCAATTGTCTTGAAGTCAGCTTCCTTATCTTCTACACTGAAGGAAAAAGCAGACAGTCTGATGACAAGAAAAACAGATTTGTACTTACAAAGTTCGAAAGTTGTTTTTCAAGAAGGAGAACATACCagcttttctccccccaccctttgcTCTATAAATAGCTCCTGGCAGGCAGAAACAACTCTGATTGCAGGAGATGAAGGCGAACAAGCAGCAGGCTGTAGTGCAGAATCAATGGCACAGTGCCAAGAGCTTCATCAAATGAATAATAGCTTCCACTTGACAATCAGTAAAGTGCCTCTTCTCCTACGGATTTAGTTTTTAATGATGATTAGAGAGGATGGGCCCCTAAAATTTCTCTGGTAGAAATGACCTCCTATTAATTTCTATTCCTTGAAATGCTGAATTTCAAAGCTATTTTACAGCTGCAAAACCAAAGGCACTGACATAAAGGAACTATTATCTTTGTAATTGTAGCAACAAGTACTAAATTTGTCATTGATTAACAGAGACTTTTTAACTTTATGATCCTTTGTTGGTTGAGTCTCCCTATTTGGAGCTCTGCTGATTTACTTGCTTTGAAAGTCAAATGTTACATTTTAGACCCAACAGCTATCAGAATAATGtcctttgttttaatataataaatacttcCTTATAACATCCTTACATTGATTATTATGCAATGAAGGGTGAGGGTTTATTAATTCTATATAGTGTTCTGTTTTCTATGCAGTTAATGAAAAAATTCTAAACAGCCATGCTAAtgcaacatttattaagcaaatatcttcatcagaagtttttaaattccTAACACATTTTTATCTATGTGAATGTATCTAAAGTATGTTTTCCAAGAGGAATTAGATATAGAAGAGAGCCTCTTAAGAATGAAGATGTTTATATTGATAACAAGTGACAAGACTACAGGCCTACTTTATCAAAACAGGCTATCAGTTATAAAGTTATGTCCTTGGTGTTAAAAATACCCATGGCATATCTCAATCATGTAATAtgtggtattttattgttttataattgaaatttttgGTGTAAGGAGCAATTCAAGAGAAGACAATAGCACTTTACAGTGCTTTCTGTTTAGTGttcttagtaataaaaaaaaaagcataatgaaATGCTTACTTCAGAGGTTTTTAAATTTAGGGTGGCTTTGAAAACCCACAGAGTACATACTGCTGAATCTCATACATGGTCATCATAAAAGTTCATAAAACTGatagaaatattcaaaatagtTGAAAAGTTTGcagggaaatatttattaataatttaaaaattttgccaaCCTCTGACTCAGGAAGTTATCTGGTAATGATCTCTATGGTCTTCTTAAGTGTTCCTCAGAGAAATGAGAATTCAGTGAGTTCATTGCTCAGTTTGTTCAGTGAAAGGACTTCCTTCAGAattaaaatgtcctttcttttatgaaataatactattagtatgttttacttttaaaaatctctacttgataaaacttttaaaaattggcatTTATGGGTTTCaccttcactttaaaaatatcctgTGAAACCCAAAAGTTAGCCATCTGCTAGCTTAAGAGAACTTAGAAATTAGTCAGCagaatttcccttttattatttaaGCTGGTACAAAGAGTCTGTCATAGCCACACATCAACCAATTACATGAGGAAGAAGTAGGGGGGGGCAATTAGCAAGCTATGACACCACAAgtaaagaaattatcaaatacTCTTACAGTTATGTCCTacgttttagaaaaaaataatcggggcacctgggtagctcagttgcttgagcgtccaactcttgatttcagctcaggtcatgatcccagggtcgtgggatggagcccacaTCTGGCGCCACACAGAGAATGGAGCTtgttgtgattctctctctccctcttcctctgtccgtCCCCCACCACATGCATGcatgcgcacactctctctctaataataataataataataatcaggaattaaaacaatagaagaaaacttttagAAACAGTGAAGGTCAGAGCTCTAGAAAGAAGCTTAAACATGGTACTTTATTGTCATTACCACTATATCCATGTTATTTTTTTAGTGGAACCTATAGACCACATCATTGTTTGAATaaaggatttaaaatgaaaacaaaaataatcctaacatttcCAACATTAGAGAATGATGTCCTTGCTACTATATCACTTATTTCCCAGTGTAGGAATGAACTAATTTTATGCTTTACTAAGATTTGGCTATTCTGGTAGGCCTACAAAGCTAAAcctacctttattttatttatttatttttttttgaggagaaagCATTTCCTTTCAAGTCTGACTTAATTCCTGTTATTAGTCATCCATGGAAGAGGTAAGTCTCTCTAAAAGGAAACTATGACTATCTGATAGAAGTAAAAACTACTTAAAAGGAAAGTTAGAGAGGTAAGGGAGTAGAAAGGACTGTTATGTGGAGTGGTTGAGTCATGGGGTTCCTAAGAACGAGTTCGCTATCCTAGGACCACAGTCTTTATTCTGTCAGATTTACTATTTCTATTCCTTGtgtaatgtgcatttattttccttcttgttttctttactaTTTAATAAACCTATCTGAAATTTCTGGCTTGGTTCAGTTGCATAAAGTGGTATAATGAGGATTACTTGAATCTGCAGAGTATTTAAGAGAGGTGTGCACCCCAGATGCCAATGTGATGGTGGCACCAGGGCCCCCAGTGAGAGACCTTCACCAAGAAGGTCAGATGCACAGGAACAGAGTCATATTACTTGTTAAGCTGCtttttctcatcagaaaagtTTCCTTTCAGTACCGATCCTGGAGGGATTTAGGCAGAAC
Above is a window of Panthera uncia isolate 11264 chromosome C1 unlocalized genomic scaffold, Puncia_PCG_1.0 HiC_scaffold_4, whole genome shotgun sequence DNA encoding:
- the LOC125912504 gene encoding dnaJ homolog subfamily A member 1-like produces the protein MVKETTYYDVLGVKPNATQEELKKAYRKLALKYHPDKNPNEGEKFKQISQAYEVLSDAKKRELYDKGGEQAIKEGGAGGGFGSPMDIFDMFFGGGGRMQRERRGKNVVHQLSVTLEDLYNGATRKLALQKNVICDKCEGRGGKKGVVECCPNCRGTGMQIRIHQIGPGMVQQIQSVCMECQGHGELISPKDRCKSCNGRKIVREKKILEVHIDKGMKDGQKITFHGEGDLEPGLEPGDIIIVLDQKDHAVFTRRGGDLFMCMDIQLVEALCGFQKPISTLDNRTIVITSHPGQIVKHGDIKCVLNEGMPIYRRPYEKGRLIIEFKVNFPENGFLSPDKLSLLEKLLPERKEVEETDEMDQVELVDFDPNQERRRHYNGEAYEDDEHHPRGGVQCQTS